One segment of Herbaspirillum hiltneri N3 DNA contains the following:
- a CDS encoding glycosyltransferase family 9 protein yields MPQTPQTLIPPALLKKSDKILFIAHLALGDFTYLQNFFQAFARANPHLKVHLWVDEVRRTSDPAQWKHLGKYSLYDWVAACPFFDKIYTRTYSPALYQESIEEAQREHYPIVVSLATLRPHLYAGLARSISPDGLVIGMKKRVKFYQPHHQLAYRKLNAAIPPYSVDRANPQHISDVYAHWFHQLSGLEVGAAERFPFVDIPQQWRDYAQEKLTSWNAKAASGQSGKLVFINPYAKTKKRCWPLEHVAELIIGMKKLDAWRDSSFIVNAVPQELEHARAIISGYQLERTELFSAEENFFQLPAILERCDLIISVETAVMHLANAVHVPVIALMRQKNPEWVPIDRANSTVITAPSRRDWVKAVSVEQVLKAIP; encoded by the coding sequence ATGCCCCAGACACCTCAGACACTGATCCCGCCAGCGCTGCTGAAGAAGTCGGACAAGATCCTGTTCATCGCCCACCTGGCGCTGGGCGATTTCACTTACCTGCAGAATTTCTTCCAGGCTTTCGCGCGCGCCAACCCGCACCTGAAAGTTCATCTGTGGGTTGACGAAGTTCGCCGCACCAGCGACCCGGCGCAATGGAAGCACCTGGGAAAATATTCGCTCTACGACTGGGTCGCGGCCTGTCCGTTCTTCGACAAGATCTACACCCGCACCTACAGTCCGGCGCTGTATCAGGAGTCGATTGAGGAAGCGCAACGCGAACACTATCCCATCGTGGTGTCGCTGGCGACGCTGCGGCCGCACCTGTATGCCGGCCTGGCGCGCAGCATCAGCCCGGACGGGCTGGTGATCGGCATGAAGAAGCGCGTCAAGTTCTACCAGCCGCACCACCAGCTGGCCTACCGCAAGCTCAACGCCGCGATCCCGCCGTACAGCGTCGACCGCGCCAACCCGCAGCACATCAGCGACGTCTATGCGCACTGGTTCCATCAGCTCAGCGGCCTCGAGGTCGGCGCCGCCGAGCGCTTTCCGTTCGTCGATATTCCGCAGCAGTGGCGCGACTACGCGCAAGAGAAGCTGACTTCCTGGAATGCCAAAGCGGCGTCGGGACAAAGCGGCAAACTGGTGTTCATCAATCCCTACGCGAAGACCAAAAAACGCTGCTGGCCGCTGGAACATGTCGCCGAACTGATCATCGGCATGAAGAAACTGGACGCCTGGCGCGACAGCAGCTTCATCGTCAACGCGGTGCCGCAAGAGCTCGAGCACGCACGCGCCATAATCAGCGGCTACCAGTTGGAACGCACCGAACTGTTCAGCGCCGAGGAGAATTTCTTCCAGCTCCCGGCCATCCTGGAACGCTGCGACCTGATCATTTCGGTGGAAACCGCCGTCATGCACCTAGCCAACGCCGTCCACGTACCCGTGATTGCGTTGATGCGCCAGAAGAATCCGGAATGGGTGCCGATCGATCGCGCCAACAGCACCGTCATCACCGCCCCCAGCCGCCGCGACTGGGTCAAGGCCGTCAGCGTCGAACAAGTATTGAAAGCGATCCCATGA
- the msbA gene encoding lipid A export permease/ATP-binding protein MsbA — MKRLAALHWPYKKRLAIAFLAMIVTAATEPVVPYIFQVLLDKGFVGKPAFSLWLVPVAVIGIFFIRGIATFTSSYMMTWVSTRILNELRRQMFARMLDLPVNFYATNTVGKVINSMMFEVQQIIDMVTKVFTSIVRSALTVLGLLAWLLYLNWVLTIVTLVLLPLVTIVVRTTGKRLKKLNRDSLAVNAELTQVIEETTRAQQVIKVFGGHDYEKGRFHERAENLRRYTMRMTTAFSATVPITQLMTACAVAIVIVMALIQSGNGQITVGGFVSFLTAMLMLLAPLKQLAEINGPLQRGMAAAEEVYILIDKPIERTGGETLSARSTGKLELVNVNFSYPGHSQLALQNINLRVQPGETIAFVGMSGGGKSTLVSLIPGFYSATGGEILLDGKPIESISLTSLRRQIAMVSQNTVLFDDTLAANIAYGDARPDAERVRAAVVAAHLTDVVEGMQEGLETRIGDNGSRLSGGQRQRVAIARAIYKDAPILILDEATSALDTESERAVQAALDRLMEGRTTFVIAHRLSTIERADRIVVLSHGQIVEVGSHQQLLANESVYANLYRLQFSQQAD, encoded by the coding sequence ATGAAGAGGCTCGCCGCCTTGCACTGGCCTTACAAGAAACGCCTCGCCATCGCGTTCCTGGCCATGATTGTCACGGCGGCCACCGAACCGGTGGTGCCGTATATCTTCCAGGTGCTGCTGGACAAGGGCTTTGTCGGCAAACCGGCCTTCTCGCTGTGGCTGGTGCCGGTGGCGGTGATCGGCATCTTCTTCATCCGCGGCATCGCGACGTTCACCAGCTCGTACATGATGACCTGGGTGTCGACCCGCATTCTCAACGAACTGCGCCGCCAGATGTTTGCGCGCATGCTCGACCTGCCGGTCAACTTCTACGCCACCAACACCGTCGGCAAGGTGATCAACTCGATGATGTTCGAAGTACAGCAGATCATCGACATGGTGACCAAGGTGTTCACTTCCATCGTGCGCTCGGCGCTGACGGTGCTGGGTCTGCTGGCCTGGCTGCTGTACCTGAACTGGGTGCTGACCATTGTCACGCTGGTGCTGCTGCCGCTGGTGACCATCGTCGTGCGCACCACCGGCAAGCGCCTCAAGAAGCTCAATCGCGATTCGCTCGCGGTCAACGCCGAACTGACCCAGGTCATCGAAGAAACCACCCGCGCCCAGCAAGTCATCAAGGTGTTCGGCGGCCATGACTACGAGAAGGGCCGCTTCCACGAGCGCGCCGAAAACCTGCGCCGCTACACCATGCGCATGACCACCGCATTTTCGGCCACGGTGCCGATCACGCAACTGATGACCGCCTGCGCGGTGGCGATCGTGATCGTCATGGCGCTGATCCAGTCCGGCAACGGCCAGATCACGGTCGGTGGCTTCGTCTCCTTCCTGACCGCGATGCTGATGCTGCTGGCGCCGCTCAAGCAACTGGCGGAAATCAACGGCCCGCTGCAACGCGGCATGGCGGCGGCGGAAGAAGTCTATATCCTGATCGACAAGCCCATCGAACGCACCGGCGGCGAAACGCTGTCGGCACGCAGCACCGGCAAGCTGGAACTGGTCAACGTCAATTTCTCCTACCCCGGCCATTCCCAGCTGGCGCTGCAAAACATCAACCTGAGGGTGCAACCGGGCGAGACCATCGCCTTCGTCGGCATGTCCGGCGGCGGCAAGTCGACGCTGGTGAGCCTGATTCCCGGCTTCTACTCTGCAACAGGCGGCGAGATCCTGCTCGACGGCAAGCCGATCGAGTCGATTTCTCTGACCAGCCTGCGCCGGCAAATCGCCATGGTCAGCCAGAACACCGTACTGTTCGACGACACGCTGGCGGCCAACATTGCCTACGGCGACGCCCGGCCCGATGCTGAGCGCGTACGCGCGGCGGTGGTCGCCGCGCATCTGACCGATGTCGTGGAAGGCATGCAGGAAGGCCTGGAAACCCGCATCGGCGACAACGGTTCGCGCCTGTCCGGCGGACAGCGCCAGCGCGTGGCGATTGCGCGCGCGATCTACAAGGACGCGCCGATCCTGATCCTCGACGAAGCCACCTCGGCGCTCGACACCGAATCCGAGCGCGCCGTGCAAGCCGCGCTGGACCGGTTGATGGAAGGCCGCACCACCTTCGTCATCGCCCACCGCCTGTCGACCATCGAACGCGCCGACCGCATCGTCGTGCTGTCGCACGGTCAGATCGTCGAAGTCGGCAGTCATCAGCAGTTGCTGGCCAACGAGAGCGTGTACGCCAATCTCTACCGCCTGCAATTTTCCCAACAAGCCGACTGA
- a CDS encoding glycosyltransferase family 8 protein, translating into MNQSVNQPVNPQAAPVGSNGKPSFHIAFCVDNNYFRAMGGTISSIIDNNPGQHFTFHVLAFEVSEDHQRRLRQLEDMYPVSTQLHLLDLNSFTQFSHFIGHSHYSLSIFTRLVIPTVLKGQTDRVLYLDADILCVNKLDEMVDMDISGDIAVVVPDAPVTLQRRVAALGLKHNEYFNGGVIFINIDKWISEDITKQTLDALLDSKTDMRFNDQDALNIVLNGRARYISPRWNYLYDLIHDLNVNKFALRPVGKAVFVHFAGAVKPWTDWSGHDARHLFRKYLSLTPWADMPLDPEPKNTKEMRMHSRFMYRQGRPLESLKWYIRYLRKRAAK; encoded by the coding sequence ATGAACCAGTCCGTGAACCAACCCGTGAATCCGCAAGCCGCCCCCGTGGGCAGCAACGGCAAGCCATCCTTCCATATCGCCTTTTGCGTCGACAACAATTATTTTCGCGCGATGGGTGGCACCATCTCGTCCATCATCGACAACAATCCGGGCCAGCATTTCACGTTCCACGTCCTGGCGTTTGAAGTGTCGGAGGATCACCAGCGCCGCCTCAGGCAACTGGAAGACATGTACCCGGTCAGCACCCAGCTGCACCTGCTCGACCTGAACTCGTTCACGCAGTTTTCGCACTTCATCGGCCACTCCCACTATTCGCTGTCGATCTTCACGCGGCTGGTGATTCCGACCGTATTGAAGGGCCAGACCGACCGCGTGCTGTATCTCGACGCCGACATCCTGTGCGTCAACAAGCTCGATGAAATGGTCGACATGGACATCAGCGGCGACATCGCCGTGGTGGTGCCGGACGCGCCGGTAACGCTGCAGCGCCGGGTCGCCGCGCTGGGACTGAAGCACAACGAGTATTTCAATGGCGGCGTGATCTTCATCAACATCGACAAGTGGATCAGCGAAGACATCACCAAACAGACGCTCGACGCGCTGCTCGACAGCAAGACCGACATGCGCTTCAACGACCAGGATGCGCTCAATATCGTGCTCAACGGCCGCGCCCGCTACATCTCGCCGCGCTGGAATTACCTGTACGACCTGATCCATGACCTGAACGTCAACAAGTTCGCGCTGCGCCCGGTCGGCAAGGCCGTGTTCGTGCACTTCGCCGGTGCCGTCAAACCCTGGACCGACTGGAGCGGCCACGACGCCCGCCATCTGTTCCGCAAGTATTTGTCGCTGACGCCATGGGCCGACATGCCGCTCGACCCGGAACCGAAGAACACCAAGGAAATGCGCATGCACTCGCGCTTCATGTACCGCCAGGGACGGCCGCTGGAAAGCCTGAAGTGGTATATCCGCTATTTGCGCAAGCGCGCTGCGAAATAA